In Scatophagus argus isolate fScaArg1 chromosome 5, fScaArg1.pri, whole genome shotgun sequence, a genomic segment contains:
- the mindy4b gene encoding inactive ubiquitin carboxyl-terminal hydrolase MINDY-4B isoform X1 — protein MSSERQGDSELQQILVQVSDLQRSRLKSKHELRLVDVGKEEEQEEAPPPCRNLPQVCSIPRRLVISPGLGGAPVTPQLTESLRRVLFGGTFHVFSYEWRKSFFQFREPDSELSYALETDKGGARAIQMVVQARIIKYLLFIRQSGSDLRSLCDAGLRDQDRALAAALSDSLWLAGQEVSATVTLVTEDYCITPHLDYKLDNFTERLQLFTFSKKEDVRKFILEHIQCFKEEGSHGVILFLYSLICSRTVDRLKEDLDSSTSHLLHLSLGNFVCRQALLNLLLTGRACPNVFNGTVCFGEDGRPLERPLQGVLSRSDVGYLHWSREQMERGRLPLVGSMLKTPRFPVWLCCINGSYSVVFSVNRSLLSDWKMEHMFHLYYYNGQKSQQTTARLTVDTHSHHWEASSTDSDGDPEKRFPSLEMTIRTKWEGAVIDWNDTLPFY, from the exons ATGAGCTCGGAGCGGCAG ggGGATTCAGAGCTCCAGCAGATCCTGGTTCAGGTGTCTGACCTGCAGCGCTCGAG GCTGAAGTCCAAACATGAGCTC agACTGGTGGATgtggggaaggaggaggagcaggaggaggctcCTCCACCCTGCAGGAACCTCCCACAAGTCTGCTCCATCCCCAGGAGACTGGTCATCTCCCCGGGCCTCGGAGGAGCACCAGTCACCCCTCAGCTGACGGAG AGCCTGCGCAGAGTTTTGTTCGGAGGAACGTTTCACGTCTTCAGCTACGAGTGGAGGAAGTCTTTCTTTCAGTTCAGAGAGCCGGACTCGGAGCTGTCCTACGCCCTGGAGACTGACAAG ggcgGGGCTCGGGCCATTCAGATGGTCGTCCAGGCTCGTATCATTAAATACCTGCTGTTCATCCGCCAGAGCGGCTCGGACCTGCGCAG TCTGTGTGACGCAGGACTGAGGGACCAGGACAGGGCGTTGGCGGCAGCCTTGTCTGACAGCCTCTGGTTGGCCGGCCAGGAGGTCAGTGCCACCGTTACCTTGGTAACCGAAGACTACTGCATCACGCCGCACCTGGACTACAAGCTGGACAACTTCACAGAGAGG ctgcagctgttcaCGTTCAGCAAGAAAGAAGACGTCAGGAAGTTCATCCTGGAGCACATACAGTGT TTTAAAGAGGAGGGGAGCCACGGAGTCATCCTGTTCCTGTACAGCCTCATCTGCTCCCGCACGGTCGACAG GCTGAAGGAGGATCTGGACTCCAGCACGTCCCACCTGCTGCACCTCAGCCTGGGGAACTTCGTCTGTCGTCAG GCCCTGCTGAACCTGCTGCTGACCGGCAGGGCCTGTCCCAACGTCTTCAACGGGACCGTGTGCTTTGGGGAGGACGGCCGGCCTCTGGAGCGCCCCCTGCAGGGCGTCCTGTCTCGCAGCGACGTGGGATATCTTCACTGGAGCCGAGAGCAGATGGAGAGAGGCAGACTGCCACTG GTGGGCAGCATGCTGAAGACCCCCAGGTTTCCGGTGTGGCTCTGCTGCATCAACGGCAGCTACTCGGTGGTGTTCAGTGTGAACCGCTCGCTGCTGTCCGACTGGAAGATGGAGCACATGTTCCACCTGTACTACTACAACGGCCAGAAGTCGCAGCAGACCACAGCCAGACTGACTGTAG ACACTCACTCTCACCACTGGGAGGCGTCGTCCACAGACTCCGACGGAGACCCAGAGAAAAGGTTTCCTTCGCTGGAGATGACCATCAGGACCAAGTGGGAGGGGGCCGTGATAGACTGGAACGACACGTTACCTTTCTACTGA
- the mindy4b gene encoding inactive ubiquitin carboxyl-terminal hydrolase MINDY-4B isoform X6, with protein MSSERQGDSELQQILVQVSDLQRSRLKSKHELRLVDVGKEEEQEEAPPPCRNLPQVCSIPRRLVISPGLGGAPVTPQLTESLRRVLFGGTFHVFSYEWRKSFFQFREPDSELSYALETDKGGARAIQMVVQARIIKYLLFIRQSGSDLRSLCDAGLRDQDRALAAALSDSLWLAGQEVSATVTLVTEDYCITPHLDYKLDNFTERLQLFTFSKKEDVRKFILEHIQCFKEEGSHGVILFLYSLICSRTVDRLKEDLDSSTSHLLHLSLGNFVCRQALLNLLLTGRACPNVFNGTVCFGEDGRPLERPLQGVLSRSDVGYLHWSREQMERGRLPLCYFYEPGNPLWRLRPASQRAWTAQSQLGLCGV; from the exons ATGAGCTCGGAGCGGCAG ggGGATTCAGAGCTCCAGCAGATCCTGGTTCAGGTGTCTGACCTGCAGCGCTCGAG GCTGAAGTCCAAACATGAGCTC agACTGGTGGATgtggggaaggaggaggagcaggaggaggctcCTCCACCCTGCAGGAACCTCCCACAAGTCTGCTCCATCCCCAGGAGACTGGTCATCTCCCCGGGCCTCGGAGGAGCACCAGTCACCCCTCAGCTGACGGAG AGCCTGCGCAGAGTTTTGTTCGGAGGAACGTTTCACGTCTTCAGCTACGAGTGGAGGAAGTCTTTCTTTCAGTTCAGAGAGCCGGACTCGGAGCTGTCCTACGCCCTGGAGACTGACAAG ggcgGGGCTCGGGCCATTCAGATGGTCGTCCAGGCTCGTATCATTAAATACCTGCTGTTCATCCGCCAGAGCGGCTCGGACCTGCGCAG TCTGTGTGACGCAGGACTGAGGGACCAGGACAGGGCGTTGGCGGCAGCCTTGTCTGACAGCCTCTGGTTGGCCGGCCAGGAGGTCAGTGCCACCGTTACCTTGGTAACCGAAGACTACTGCATCACGCCGCACCTGGACTACAAGCTGGACAACTTCACAGAGAGG ctgcagctgttcaCGTTCAGCAAGAAAGAAGACGTCAGGAAGTTCATCCTGGAGCACATACAGTGT TTTAAAGAGGAGGGGAGCCACGGAGTCATCCTGTTCCTGTACAGCCTCATCTGCTCCCGCACGGTCGACAG GCTGAAGGAGGATCTGGACTCCAGCACGTCCCACCTGCTGCACCTCAGCCTGGGGAACTTCGTCTGTCGTCAG GCCCTGCTGAACCTGCTGCTGACCGGCAGGGCCTGTCCCAACGTCTTCAACGGGACCGTGTGCTTTGGGGAGGACGGCCGGCCTCTGGAGCGCCCCCTGCAGGGCGTCCTGTCTCGCAGCGACGTGGGATATCTTCACTGGAGCCGAGAGCAGATGGAGAGAGGCAGACTGCCACTG tgttatttttatgaACCTGGAAACCCCCTCTGGAGACTGAGGCCAGCATCGCAAAGAGCCTGGACTGCCCAATCACAGCTCGGTCTGTGTGGAGTCTGA
- the mindy4b gene encoding inactive ubiquitin carboxyl-terminal hydrolase MINDY-4B isoform X3 yields the protein MSSERQGDSELQQILVQVSDLQRSRLKSKHELRLVDVGKEEEQEEAPPPCRNLPQVCSIPRRLVISPGLGGAPVTPQLTESLRRVLFGGTFHVFSYEWRKSFFQFREPDSELSYALETDKGGARAIQMVVQARIIKYLLFIRQSGSDLRSLCDAGLRDQDRALAAALSDSLWLAGQEVSATVTLVTEDYCITPHLDYKLDNFTERLQLFTFSKKEDVRKFILEHIQCFKEEGSHGVILFLYSLICSRTVDRLKEDLDSSTSHLLHLSLGNFVCRQALLNLLLTGRACPNVFNGTVCFGEDGRPLERPLQGVLSRSDVGYLHWSREQMERGRLPLVGSMLKTPRFPVWLCCINGSYSVVFSVNRSLLSDWKMEHMFHLYYYNGQKSQQTTARLTTLTLTTGRRRPQTPTETQRKGFLRWR from the exons ATGAGCTCGGAGCGGCAG ggGGATTCAGAGCTCCAGCAGATCCTGGTTCAGGTGTCTGACCTGCAGCGCTCGAG GCTGAAGTCCAAACATGAGCTC agACTGGTGGATgtggggaaggaggaggagcaggaggaggctcCTCCACCCTGCAGGAACCTCCCACAAGTCTGCTCCATCCCCAGGAGACTGGTCATCTCCCCGGGCCTCGGAGGAGCACCAGTCACCCCTCAGCTGACGGAG AGCCTGCGCAGAGTTTTGTTCGGAGGAACGTTTCACGTCTTCAGCTACGAGTGGAGGAAGTCTTTCTTTCAGTTCAGAGAGCCGGACTCGGAGCTGTCCTACGCCCTGGAGACTGACAAG ggcgGGGCTCGGGCCATTCAGATGGTCGTCCAGGCTCGTATCATTAAATACCTGCTGTTCATCCGCCAGAGCGGCTCGGACCTGCGCAG TCTGTGTGACGCAGGACTGAGGGACCAGGACAGGGCGTTGGCGGCAGCCTTGTCTGACAGCCTCTGGTTGGCCGGCCAGGAGGTCAGTGCCACCGTTACCTTGGTAACCGAAGACTACTGCATCACGCCGCACCTGGACTACAAGCTGGACAACTTCACAGAGAGG ctgcagctgttcaCGTTCAGCAAGAAAGAAGACGTCAGGAAGTTCATCCTGGAGCACATACAGTGT TTTAAAGAGGAGGGGAGCCACGGAGTCATCCTGTTCCTGTACAGCCTCATCTGCTCCCGCACGGTCGACAG GCTGAAGGAGGATCTGGACTCCAGCACGTCCCACCTGCTGCACCTCAGCCTGGGGAACTTCGTCTGTCGTCAG GCCCTGCTGAACCTGCTGCTGACCGGCAGGGCCTGTCCCAACGTCTTCAACGGGACCGTGTGCTTTGGGGAGGACGGCCGGCCTCTGGAGCGCCCCCTGCAGGGCGTCCTGTCTCGCAGCGACGTGGGATATCTTCACTGGAGCCGAGAGCAGATGGAGAGAGGCAGACTGCCACTG GTGGGCAGCATGCTGAAGACCCCCAGGTTTCCGGTGTGGCTCTGCTGCATCAACGGCAGCTACTCGGTGGTGTTCAGTGTGAACCGCTCGCTGCTGTCCGACTGGAAGATGGAGCACATGTTCCACCTGTACTACTACAACGGCCAGAAGTCGCAGCAGACCACAGCCAGACTGACT ACACTCACTCTCACCACTGGGAGGCGTCGTCCACAGACTCCGACGGAGACCCAGAGAAAAGGTTTCCTTCGCTGGAGATGA
- the mindy4b gene encoding inactive ubiquitin carboxyl-terminal hydrolase MINDY-4B isoform X4: MSSERQRLVDVGKEEEQEEAPPPCRNLPQVCSIPRRLVISPGLGGAPVTPQLTESLRRVLFGGTFHVFSYEWRKSFFQFREPDSELSYALETDKGGARAIQMVVQARIIKYLLFIRQSGSDLRSLCDAGLRDQDRALAAALSDSLWLAGQEVSATVTLVTEDYCITPHLDYKLDNFTERLQLFTFSKKEDVRKFILEHIQCFKEEGSHGVILFLYSLICSRTVDRLKEDLDSSTSHLLHLSLGNFVCRQALLNLLLTGRACPNVFNGTVCFGEDGRPLERPLQGVLSRSDVGYLHWSREQMERGRLPLVGSMLKTPRFPVWLCCINGSYSVVFSVNRSLLSDWKMEHMFHLYYYNGQKSQQTTARLTVDTHSHHWEASSTDSDGDPEKRFPSLEMTIRTKWEGAVIDWNDTLPFY; this comes from the exons ATGAGCTCGGAGCGGCAG agACTGGTGGATgtggggaaggaggaggagcaggaggaggctcCTCCACCCTGCAGGAACCTCCCACAAGTCTGCTCCATCCCCAGGAGACTGGTCATCTCCCCGGGCCTCGGAGGAGCACCAGTCACCCCTCAGCTGACGGAG AGCCTGCGCAGAGTTTTGTTCGGAGGAACGTTTCACGTCTTCAGCTACGAGTGGAGGAAGTCTTTCTTTCAGTTCAGAGAGCCGGACTCGGAGCTGTCCTACGCCCTGGAGACTGACAAG ggcgGGGCTCGGGCCATTCAGATGGTCGTCCAGGCTCGTATCATTAAATACCTGCTGTTCATCCGCCAGAGCGGCTCGGACCTGCGCAG TCTGTGTGACGCAGGACTGAGGGACCAGGACAGGGCGTTGGCGGCAGCCTTGTCTGACAGCCTCTGGTTGGCCGGCCAGGAGGTCAGTGCCACCGTTACCTTGGTAACCGAAGACTACTGCATCACGCCGCACCTGGACTACAAGCTGGACAACTTCACAGAGAGG ctgcagctgttcaCGTTCAGCAAGAAAGAAGACGTCAGGAAGTTCATCCTGGAGCACATACAGTGT TTTAAAGAGGAGGGGAGCCACGGAGTCATCCTGTTCCTGTACAGCCTCATCTGCTCCCGCACGGTCGACAG GCTGAAGGAGGATCTGGACTCCAGCACGTCCCACCTGCTGCACCTCAGCCTGGGGAACTTCGTCTGTCGTCAG GCCCTGCTGAACCTGCTGCTGACCGGCAGGGCCTGTCCCAACGTCTTCAACGGGACCGTGTGCTTTGGGGAGGACGGCCGGCCTCTGGAGCGCCCCCTGCAGGGCGTCCTGTCTCGCAGCGACGTGGGATATCTTCACTGGAGCCGAGAGCAGATGGAGAGAGGCAGACTGCCACTG GTGGGCAGCATGCTGAAGACCCCCAGGTTTCCGGTGTGGCTCTGCTGCATCAACGGCAGCTACTCGGTGGTGTTCAGTGTGAACCGCTCGCTGCTGTCCGACTGGAAGATGGAGCACATGTTCCACCTGTACTACTACAACGGCCAGAAGTCGCAGCAGACCACAGCCAGACTGACTGTAG ACACTCACTCTCACCACTGGGAGGCGTCGTCCACAGACTCCGACGGAGACCCAGAGAAAAGGTTTCCTTCGCTGGAGATGACCATCAGGACCAAGTGGGAGGGGGCCGTGATAGACTGGAACGACACGTTACCTTTCTACTGA
- the mindy4b gene encoding inactive ubiquitin carboxyl-terminal hydrolase MINDY-4B isoform X5: MLRCTQRLVDVGKEEEQEEAPPPCRNLPQVCSIPRRLVISPGLGGAPVTPQLTESLRRVLFGGTFHVFSYEWRKSFFQFREPDSELSYALETDKGGARAIQMVVQARIIKYLLFIRQSGSDLRSLCDAGLRDQDRALAAALSDSLWLAGQEVSATVTLVTEDYCITPHLDYKLDNFTERLQLFTFSKKEDVRKFILEHIQCFKEEGSHGVILFLYSLICSRTVDRLKEDLDSSTSHLLHLSLGNFVCRQALLNLLLTGRACPNVFNGTVCFGEDGRPLERPLQGVLSRSDVGYLHWSREQMERGRLPLVGSMLKTPRFPVWLCCINGSYSVVFSVNRSLLSDWKMEHMFHLYYYNGQKSQQTTARLTVDTHSHHWEASSTDSDGDPEKRFPSLEMTIRTKWEGAVIDWNDTLPFY, encoded by the exons ATGCTCCGCTGCACTCAG agACTGGTGGATgtggggaaggaggaggagcaggaggaggctcCTCCACCCTGCAGGAACCTCCCACAAGTCTGCTCCATCCCCAGGAGACTGGTCATCTCCCCGGGCCTCGGAGGAGCACCAGTCACCCCTCAGCTGACGGAG AGCCTGCGCAGAGTTTTGTTCGGAGGAACGTTTCACGTCTTCAGCTACGAGTGGAGGAAGTCTTTCTTTCAGTTCAGAGAGCCGGACTCGGAGCTGTCCTACGCCCTGGAGACTGACAAG ggcgGGGCTCGGGCCATTCAGATGGTCGTCCAGGCTCGTATCATTAAATACCTGCTGTTCATCCGCCAGAGCGGCTCGGACCTGCGCAG TCTGTGTGACGCAGGACTGAGGGACCAGGACAGGGCGTTGGCGGCAGCCTTGTCTGACAGCCTCTGGTTGGCCGGCCAGGAGGTCAGTGCCACCGTTACCTTGGTAACCGAAGACTACTGCATCACGCCGCACCTGGACTACAAGCTGGACAACTTCACAGAGAGG ctgcagctgttcaCGTTCAGCAAGAAAGAAGACGTCAGGAAGTTCATCCTGGAGCACATACAGTGT TTTAAAGAGGAGGGGAGCCACGGAGTCATCCTGTTCCTGTACAGCCTCATCTGCTCCCGCACGGTCGACAG GCTGAAGGAGGATCTGGACTCCAGCACGTCCCACCTGCTGCACCTCAGCCTGGGGAACTTCGTCTGTCGTCAG GCCCTGCTGAACCTGCTGCTGACCGGCAGGGCCTGTCCCAACGTCTTCAACGGGACCGTGTGCTTTGGGGAGGACGGCCGGCCTCTGGAGCGCCCCCTGCAGGGCGTCCTGTCTCGCAGCGACGTGGGATATCTTCACTGGAGCCGAGAGCAGATGGAGAGAGGCAGACTGCCACTG GTGGGCAGCATGCTGAAGACCCCCAGGTTTCCGGTGTGGCTCTGCTGCATCAACGGCAGCTACTCGGTGGTGTTCAGTGTGAACCGCTCGCTGCTGTCCGACTGGAAGATGGAGCACATGTTCCACCTGTACTACTACAACGGCCAGAAGTCGCAGCAGACCACAGCCAGACTGACTGTAG ACACTCACTCTCACCACTGGGAGGCGTCGTCCACAGACTCCGACGGAGACCCAGAGAAAAGGTTTCCTTCGCTGGAGATGACCATCAGGACCAAGTGGGAGGGGGCCGTGATAGACTGGAACGACACGTTACCTTTCTACTGA
- the mindy4b gene encoding inactive ubiquitin carboxyl-terminal hydrolase MINDY-4B isoform X2 — MTDCRLDYIELLQQEVNKNPDRLVDVGKEEEQEEAPPPCRNLPQVCSIPRRLVISPGLGGAPVTPQLTESLRRVLFGGTFHVFSYEWRKSFFQFREPDSELSYALETDKGGARAIQMVVQARIIKYLLFIRQSGSDLRSLCDAGLRDQDRALAAALSDSLWLAGQEVSATVTLVTEDYCITPHLDYKLDNFTERLQLFTFSKKEDVRKFILEHIQCFKEEGSHGVILFLYSLICSRTVDRLKEDLDSSTSHLLHLSLGNFVCRQALLNLLLTGRACPNVFNGTVCFGEDGRPLERPLQGVLSRSDVGYLHWSREQMERGRLPLVGSMLKTPRFPVWLCCINGSYSVVFSVNRSLLSDWKMEHMFHLYYYNGQKSQQTTARLTVDTHSHHWEASSTDSDGDPEKRFPSLEMTIRTKWEGAVIDWNDTLPFY; from the exons ATGACAGACTGCAGGCTGGACTACATCGAGCTGCTTCAACAGGAAGTCAACAAGAATCCTGAC agACTGGTGGATgtggggaaggaggaggagcaggaggaggctcCTCCACCCTGCAGGAACCTCCCACAAGTCTGCTCCATCCCCAGGAGACTGGTCATCTCCCCGGGCCTCGGAGGAGCACCAGTCACCCCTCAGCTGACGGAG AGCCTGCGCAGAGTTTTGTTCGGAGGAACGTTTCACGTCTTCAGCTACGAGTGGAGGAAGTCTTTCTTTCAGTTCAGAGAGCCGGACTCGGAGCTGTCCTACGCCCTGGAGACTGACAAG ggcgGGGCTCGGGCCATTCAGATGGTCGTCCAGGCTCGTATCATTAAATACCTGCTGTTCATCCGCCAGAGCGGCTCGGACCTGCGCAG TCTGTGTGACGCAGGACTGAGGGACCAGGACAGGGCGTTGGCGGCAGCCTTGTCTGACAGCCTCTGGTTGGCCGGCCAGGAGGTCAGTGCCACCGTTACCTTGGTAACCGAAGACTACTGCATCACGCCGCACCTGGACTACAAGCTGGACAACTTCACAGAGAGG ctgcagctgttcaCGTTCAGCAAGAAAGAAGACGTCAGGAAGTTCATCCTGGAGCACATACAGTGT TTTAAAGAGGAGGGGAGCCACGGAGTCATCCTGTTCCTGTACAGCCTCATCTGCTCCCGCACGGTCGACAG GCTGAAGGAGGATCTGGACTCCAGCACGTCCCACCTGCTGCACCTCAGCCTGGGGAACTTCGTCTGTCGTCAG GCCCTGCTGAACCTGCTGCTGACCGGCAGGGCCTGTCCCAACGTCTTCAACGGGACCGTGTGCTTTGGGGAGGACGGCCGGCCTCTGGAGCGCCCCCTGCAGGGCGTCCTGTCTCGCAGCGACGTGGGATATCTTCACTGGAGCCGAGAGCAGATGGAGAGAGGCAGACTGCCACTG GTGGGCAGCATGCTGAAGACCCCCAGGTTTCCGGTGTGGCTCTGCTGCATCAACGGCAGCTACTCGGTGGTGTTCAGTGTGAACCGCTCGCTGCTGTCCGACTGGAAGATGGAGCACATGTTCCACCTGTACTACTACAACGGCCAGAAGTCGCAGCAGACCACAGCCAGACTGACTGTAG ACACTCACTCTCACCACTGGGAGGCGTCGTCCACAGACTCCGACGGAGACCCAGAGAAAAGGTTTCCTTCGCTGGAGATGACCATCAGGACCAAGTGGGAGGGGGCCGTGATAGACTGGAACGACACGTTACCTTTCTACTGA
- the tsen34 gene encoding tRNA-splicing endonuclease subunit Sen34 yields the protein MDEPPSSEERADSSHVVGVSLCDAAPLLWRVEDLRAVRSQGLVGALLGSLPRTPRQNGRLGRPLLLLPEEERLLSERRAAAAFPAGNQDGGGVEQHKEDQRRSYEEQSVLALEDRKSALLRAMTSSHTGSESGAEAPDEALQGRLEALDRSFTFPESALAVQLSTARAGLTYCPEARAFLQADWPIRGQDGPRCNARYQVFRDLRERGFYLTSAGKFGGDFLVYPGDPLRYHAHFIAVCLALDESVCLLDVLAVTRLGSNVKKTVLLCSPGPDGGVLYTSLQWSGMV from the exons ATGGACGAGCCTCCCAGCAGCGAAGAGCGCGCAGACTCGTCTCACGTTGTGGGGGTCAGTCTGTGTGACGCGGCCCCCCTGCTGTGGAGGGTGGAGGACCTGCGGGCAGTGAGGTCTCAGGGCCTGGTGGGGGCGCTGCTGGGTTCGCTGCCCCGAACCCCCCGACAGAACGGACGACTGGGCCGACCGTTACTGCTGCtgccagaggaggagagactgCTGAGCGAACGGcgcgctgctgctgctttcccGGCCGGTAACCAG gatggaggaggggtggagcaACACAAAGAGGACCAACGGAGGAGTTATGAGGAGCAGAGTGTCCTCGCTCTGGAGGACAGGAAGTCCGCGCTGCTCCGAGCCATGACCTCatcacacacag GTTCAGAGTCTGGAGCTGAGGCCCCAGATGAGGCCCTACAGGGCCGCCTGGAGGCCCTGGACCGGAGCTTTACCTTCCCAGAGTCGGCGTTGGCAGTCCAGCTGAGCACTGCGAGGGCGGGGCTGACGTACTGTCCCGAGGCCCGGGCCTTCCTGCAGGCTGACTGGCCAATCAGAGGGCAGGATGGCCCACGCTGCAACGCCAGGTACCAGGTGTTCAGAGACCTGAGGGAGCGGGGCTTCTACCTGACCTCAGCAGGGAAATTTGGAGGAGACTTCCTGGTATATCCAG GCGATCCTCTCCGTTACCACGCTCACTTCATCGCCGTCTGTCTGGCCCTGGATGAGTCCGTGTGTCTGCTGGACGTCCTCGCCGTGACTCGTCTCGGGTCCAACGTGAAGAAGACGGTGCTGCTGTGCTCGCCGGGTCCGGACGGAGGAGTTCTGTACACCTCGTTACAGTGGAGCGGGATGGTTTAG